The following are from one region of the Advenella mimigardefordensis DPN7 genome:
- a CDS encoding 3'-5' exonuclease: MTPTLVFDLETIPDAKGLRALNDWDDSLSDAEVVERAKALRIEQTGNDFFPLHLQKIAVIGCVFRDDNGFRVRTLGEPGDEEDVLIAGFFKTIERYTPRLVSWNGSGFDLPVLHYRCLIHGLSAPRYWDMGEDDREFKYNNYISRYHTRHIDLMDLLAKFNGRANAPLDQLAKLCGFPGKLGMDGSQVWDAWRDGKADEVRAYCETDVVNTWLVYCRFRLMKGELDKTAYEEEVALVHSSLTALNKPQWQEYLAAWDYR, translated from the coding sequence ATGACTCCTACGCTTGTTTTCGATCTTGAAACCATCCCCGATGCCAAGGGCCTGCGCGCGTTGAATGATTGGGATGATTCCCTTTCCGATGCCGAAGTGGTCGAACGGGCGAAGGCGCTGCGTATTGAGCAGACCGGCAATGATTTCTTTCCTCTGCACCTGCAGAAAATAGCTGTTATCGGTTGTGTTTTCCGCGATGACAACGGCTTTCGCGTGCGCACGCTGGGGGAGCCGGGCGATGAAGAGGACGTGCTGATTGCCGGTTTCTTCAAAACCATTGAACGGTACACGCCAAGGCTGGTCAGCTGGAACGGATCGGGCTTTGACCTGCCTGTTTTGCATTATCGATGCCTTATCCATGGCCTGTCAGCACCACGGTACTGGGATATGGGTGAAGATGACCGCGAATTCAAATACAACAACTATATCAGCCGTTATCACACCCGCCATATAGACCTGATGGATCTGCTGGCCAAGTTCAATGGCCGCGCGAATGCACCGCTGGATCAACTGGCCAAGCTTTGTGGCTTTCCCGGAAAACTGGGCATGGACGGCAGCCAGGTATGGGACGCGTGGCGCGATGGCAAGGCTGATGAAGTGCGTGCTTATTGTGAAACTGATGTTGTTAATACCTGGCTGGTGTACTGCCGGTTTCGACTTATGAAAGGCGAGCTGGACAAGACCGCATACGAAGAAGAGGTTGCGCTGGTGCATAGCAGCCTGACTGCTTTAAACAAACCGCAGTGGCAGGAATACCTGGCTGCCTGGGATTACCGCTAG
- a CDS encoding peptidoglycan DD-metalloendopeptidase family protein translates to MKRNFPVLIGSLVLAATLAGCGTSSRAPVSELGSGRSGSSAPAGPGEYVVQRGDTLYKISRANNVSVSQLMSMNNLSSPSLEVGQRLRVSASASTSSGTAGTDSTVAGSATPAAGSSSTAAPASDATAVSWGWPVATSKIITQFSSSTRGIDIEGKLGDPVSAAASGSVSYVGNGLRGLGNLILISHSNGFISAYAHNSKLLVKNGQKVSKGQKIAEVGQSDTASPRLHFEIRRRGQPVNPLSYLPRR, encoded by the coding sequence ATGAAAAGAAACTTCCCCGTTTTAATAGGCTCCCTGGTGCTGGCAGCAACGCTGGCCGGTTGCGGAACTTCTTCTCGTGCGCCGGTCTCTGAACTGGGTTCCGGCCGTTCCGGCAGCAGTGCTCCGGCCGGCCCTGGAGAATATGTCGTACAGCGCGGCGATACGCTCTATAAAATTTCCCGTGCCAATAACGTCAGCGTTTCCCAACTGATGTCTATGAATAACCTGTCTTCTCCGTCGCTTGAGGTGGGTCAACGTCTGCGCGTATCTGCAAGCGCAAGTACATCCTCCGGTACCGCCGGCACAGATTCAACCGTCGCAGGCAGTGCAACGCCAGCGGCCGGGAGCAGCAGCACTGCTGCACCCGCCAGCGATGCGACAGCCGTGTCCTGGGGATGGCCAGTGGCAACCTCCAAGATCATCACTCAGTTCTCATCCAGCACACGCGGTATCGATATTGAAGGTAAGCTGGGCGATCCTGTGTCCGCTGCAGCTTCAGGATCAGTTTCGTACGTGGGCAATGGCTTGCGTGGGCTGGGCAATCTGATTCTGATTTCGCATAGCAATGGCTTTATTTCTGCCTATGCTCACAACAGCAAACTGCTGGTCAAAAACGGCCAGAAAGTATCCAAGGGTCAGAAAATCGCCGAAGTCGGTCAGTCAGATACCGCGTCACCACGCCTGCATTTTGAAATCCGCCGTCGTGGCCAGCCGGTCAATCCCTTGTCTTACCTGCCACGCCGCTAA
- a CDS encoding protein-L-isoaspartate(D-aspartate) O-methyltransferase, whose product MRKPPFGPGTNAGNVNDVNDSRSRLSFPSNKIKITPTNSNTRIIVAGNAARPASAMPATEARSSQNIGLNSDRLRALMVERLRQKGITDERVLDAMRAVPRHVFIDQGLASRAYDDAALPIGFSQTISQPWVVSRMLAAVAENRKPQKMLEIGTGCGYQAAVMAAMCHEVYTIERIKPLYEMARGTLRELKLVSRIRLVHGDGMLGMPTVAPFDAIVIAAAGLQIPTALLHQLDIGARLIAPEGSDQQKLVLIERTGVNSWDRKELEPVRFVPLRAGIQL is encoded by the coding sequence ATGCGTAAACCCCCCTTTGGCCCAGGTACAAATGCCGGAAATGTAAATGATGTTAACGATAGCCGTTCGCGCCTTTCTTTTCCGTCCAACAAAATTAAAATTACGCCAACCAATAGCAATACCCGTATTATTGTTGCGGGAAACGCTGCTCGCCCGGCCTCGGCTATGCCTGCGACCGAGGCACGAAGTAGCCAGAATATCGGCTTAAATTCTGACCGGTTACGTGCACTGATGGTGGAGCGCTTGCGGCAAAAGGGTATTACCGATGAACGGGTGCTGGACGCCATGCGCGCAGTACCCAGACATGTTTTTATTGACCAGGGGCTGGCCAGCCGGGCATACGATGATGCAGCACTGCCCATCGGTTTTTCCCAAACCATCTCGCAGCCATGGGTCGTTTCACGTATGCTCGCTGCCGTCGCGGAAAACCGCAAGCCGCAGAAAATGCTGGAAATTGGTACCGGTTGTGGCTACCAGGCTGCCGTGATGGCGGCAATGTGCCATGAAGTGTATACAATTGAACGAATCAAGCCGTTGTATGAAATGGCCAGAGGTACGTTGCGTGAACTCAAACTGGTTTCCCGCATACGTCTGGTTCATGGCGATGGCATGCTGGGTATGCCAACGGTTGCCCCTTTTGATGCGATCGTCATCGCCGCGGCCGGGTTGCAGATACCGACCGCATTGCTGCACCAGCTGGACATAGGTGCCCGCCTGATTGCGCCTGAAGGTTCTGATCAGCAGAAATTGGTGCTGATTGAAAGAACCGGCGTAAACAGCTGGGATCGTAAGGAACTAGAACCTGTACGCTTTGTTCCACTGCGTGCAGGCATACAATTGTGA
- the surE gene encoding 5'/3'-nucleotidase SurE: protein MKRILVSNDDGYNAEGLQALAAALRDIAQVTVVAPEVNHSGASNSLTLNRPLSVRRTSSGDYYLNGTPSDCVHVALTGLLDYRPDLVVSGINNGANLGEDTLYSGTVAAATEGFLFGIPSIAFSLTERNWPELEAATKMAVQIVQHQLANPFPAPMLLSVNIPPLPEHHWDSLRVTRLGRRHPSQPVIKSANPAGEPIYWIGMVGEVADFADDTDFGAISQGLISMTPLQLDLTHYKQLNQARSWVELSNA from the coding sequence ATGAAACGAATACTGGTGTCGAACGATGATGGTTACAATGCCGAGGGTCTGCAGGCCCTGGCCGCGGCGCTACGCGATATTGCCCAGGTCACGGTCGTTGCACCTGAAGTCAATCACAGCGGCGCTTCCAATTCACTCACATTGAACAGGCCGCTGTCGGTGCGCCGTACATCATCCGGCGATTATTATCTGAATGGCACGCCATCAGACTGTGTGCACGTTGCGCTCACCGGTCTGCTAGACTATCGCCCCGATCTGGTTGTTTCGGGCATTAATAATGGTGCCAATCTTGGTGAAGACACACTGTATTCCGGCACCGTAGCGGCGGCCACAGAAGGTTTTCTTTTCGGCATTCCATCAATTGCCTTTTCGCTCACGGAAAGGAACTGGCCGGAACTGGAAGCGGCCACGAAAATGGCCGTGCAAATCGTGCAGCATCAATTGGCCAACCCGTTTCCGGCACCGATGCTGCTGAGCGTTAATATTCCGCCGCTGCCTGAACATCATTGGGATTCCCTGCGCGTAACGCGACTGGGGCGGCGGCATCCGTCGCAACCGGTCATCAAAAGCGCCAATCCGGCAGGTGAACCCATTTACTGGATCGGCATGGTGGGCGAGGTTGCAGACTTTGCCGATGATACGGATTTTGGCGCCATCAGCCAGGGGCTGATTTCCATGACGCCCTTGCAACTGGATCTGACACACTACAAGCAGTTGAACCAGGCACGTAGCTGGGTGGAGTTGAGCAATGCGTAA
- the plsY gene encoding glycerol-3-phosphate 1-O-acyltransferase PlsY encodes MNNLPWIILTLLAAYLIGSVSFAMVASRLFGLQDPRTFGSGNPGATNMLRTGNRKAALLTLLGDAFKGWLAVALAIYLAPRAGFTESTIALVAIAVFLGHIYSFFLKFKGGKGVATAIGVLFALQPWLAIATIATWVIIAIFFRYSSLAALVAAVFAPFYYYLGGRVAWPFSMPWFLAICFLSIVLIIKHRKNIQNLLAGTESRIGQKKKT; translated from the coding sequence ATGAACAATCTGCCCTGGATCATTCTTACCCTGCTCGCCGCCTACCTGATTGGGTCGGTCTCATTCGCCATGGTGGCCAGCCGCCTGTTCGGCCTGCAGGACCCTCGCACTTTCGGTTCCGGCAATCCCGGCGCCACCAATATGCTGCGCACAGGTAACCGCAAGGCCGCCCTGCTCACCCTGCTGGGCGATGCTTTCAAGGGCTGGCTAGCGGTGGCCCTGGCCATCTATCTTGCTCCTCGCGCAGGCTTTACCGAGAGCACGATTGCATTGGTCGCCATCGCGGTTTTTCTCGGCCACATTTATTCGTTTTTTCTTAAATTCAAGGGTGGCAAAGGCGTCGCGACAGCAATCGGCGTTCTGTTCGCCCTGCAACCGTGGCTGGCCATTGCCACCATCGCTACATGGGTCATTATTGCGATTTTCTTTCGCTACTCATCCCTGGCCGCTCTGGTCGCTGCCGTTTTTGCACCGTTTTATTATTATCTTGGCGGCCGGGTCGCCTGGCCGTTTTCCATGCCCTGGTTTCTGGCCATCTGTTTCCTGAGCATTGTCCTGATCATCAAGCACAGGAAAAATATTCAAAATCTGCTGGCCGGCACGGAATCACGTATCGGCCAGAAAAAGAAAACCTGA
- the tsaD gene encoding tRNA (adenosine(37)-N6)-threonylcarbamoyltransferase complex transferase subunit TsaD → MIILGIESSCDETGVALVSTESGLLAHALHSQIAMHQAYGGVVPELASRDHIRRVLPLTREVLHHADLTLKDIDAVAYTAGPGLAGALLVGASVARSLAWSLNIPTIPIHHLEGHLLSPMLAEAVPDFPYVALLVSGGHTQLMHVKAIGQYALLGETLDDAAGEAFDKSAKLMGLPYPGGPALAALADKGDPTAYDLPRPMMHSGDLDFSFSGLKTAVLTTLRKLEQQGPLTEQQRQDLAASVQAAIVEVLGYKAIKAVKASGSNRLVVAGGVGANRQLRDYLTRQMQKRNGEVFFPPLALCTDNGAMIAHAAAERVKAGLVEKMRRPDNAAVHPRWDLADISV, encoded by the coding sequence ATGATCATTCTTGGCATTGAAAGCTCCTGTGACGAGACCGGCGTTGCGCTGGTCAGTACAGAATCGGGTCTGCTGGCGCACGCGCTGCACAGTCAGATTGCCATGCATCAGGCTTACGGCGGCGTAGTGCCTGAGCTGGCTTCACGCGACCATATCCGGCGTGTTCTGCCGCTGACGCGGGAAGTGCTGCATCACGCCGATCTGACTCTCAAGGACATCGATGCGGTCGCTTACACGGCAGGTCCTGGCCTGGCGGGTGCGTTACTGGTGGGCGCCTCGGTTGCCCGATCCCTGGCATGGAGTCTGAATATCCCCACGATCCCAATCCATCATCTGGAGGGACACTTGCTCTCGCCGATGCTGGCCGAAGCGGTGCCTGATTTCCCCTATGTCGCGCTCCTGGTTTCCGGCGGGCACACCCAGCTGATGCATGTGAAGGCCATTGGCCAGTACGCGTTACTGGGCGAGACCCTGGATGATGCGGCCGGCGAAGCCTTTGACAAATCCGCCAAACTGATGGGGCTGCCATATCCGGGCGGGCCGGCTCTGGCTGCCCTGGCTGACAAGGGCGATCCGACGGCCTATGATCTGCCTCGGCCCATGATGCATAGCGGCGACCTGGATTTCAGTTTCTCGGGCCTCAAAACCGCGGTTCTCACTACGCTGCGCAAGCTGGAACAGCAAGGGCCGCTCACTGAGCAGCAAAGACAGGATCTGGCTGCTTCGGTGCAGGCTGCGATTGTGGAAGTGCTGGGCTATAAGGCCATCAAGGCAGTCAAGGCCAGTGGCAGCAACCGCCTGGTAGTGGCCGGGGGGGTAGGCGCCAACCGGCAGTTGCGGGATTATCTGACGCGTCAAATGCAGAAACGTAACGGTGAAGTGTTTTTCCCGCCATTGGCGCTTTGCACCGATAATGGAGCAATGATTGCTCACGCTGCTGCCGAGCGGGTTAAGGCCGGACTGGTAGAGAAAATGCGCCGTCCGGACAATGCCGCCGTCCATCCCCGCTGGGATCTGGCCGATATCAGCGTGTGA
- a CDS encoding NCS2 family permease, which produces MLESLFKLREHGTNARTEILAGLTTFLTMSYIIFVNPDILGTTGMDKGAVFVATCLAAALGCLIMAFLANWPIGMAPGMGLNAFFAFGVVGAMGYSWQQALGAVFVSGVIFLILSATGVRKWLIEGIPKSLRSAIVAGIGLFLALIALKSAGIVVGNQATLVAQGDLKSPTVLLAILGFFIIVCLDSLRVKGAILIGILAVTILSALLGYSAPITGIVSAPPSIAPTFMQLDIAGVLNEGFLHIILVFVLVEIFDATGTLIGVARRANLLPEDKPNRLGRALFADSTAILAGSALGTSSTTAFVESAAGVQAGGRTGMTALVVGVLFLLCLFFAPLASVVPSYATAPALLYVAGLMVRELVEVEWNDITNAIPAALTAIIMPFTYSIAEGIAFGFISYVVIKVFTGRFREIHIATFIIALLFVLRFALE; this is translated from the coding sequence ATGCTGGAATCACTATTCAAGCTCAGGGAGCATGGCACGAATGCCCGTACGGAAATTCTTGCCGGTCTGACGACCTTTCTGACGATGTCTTACATCATATTCGTCAACCCCGACATTCTGGGCACGACGGGCATGGACAAAGGCGCGGTTTTCGTGGCAACCTGCCTGGCTGCGGCGCTGGGCTGCCTTATCATGGCTTTTCTGGCCAACTGGCCAATCGGCATGGCGCCGGGCATGGGGCTGAACGCCTTTTTTGCTTTCGGCGTGGTTGGCGCCATGGGCTATTCGTGGCAACAGGCGCTAGGCGCCGTTTTTGTTTCCGGCGTCATCTTTCTGATTCTCTCAGCTACCGGTGTACGCAAATGGCTGATCGAGGGGATTCCGAAATCGCTGCGCTCCGCCATCGTTGCCGGTATTGGTCTGTTCCTGGCACTGATTGCCCTCAAATCAGCCGGTATTGTGGTTGGTAACCAGGCCACACTTGTCGCGCAGGGTGACCTCAAATCGCCCACTGTCCTGCTGGCCATCCTGGGCTTCTTTATTATCGTGTGTCTGGACAGTCTGCGAGTAAAAGGCGCGATTCTGATCGGCATTCTTGCCGTTACCATTTTGTCGGCGCTGCTTGGCTATAGTGCTCCCATCACCGGCATCGTGTCTGCGCCGCCCAGCATTGCACCTACTTTTATGCAACTGGATATTGCTGGCGTTTTGAACGAGGGCTTCCTGCATATTATTCTGGTTTTCGTGCTGGTGGAAATCTTTGATGCAACCGGAACATTGATTGGTGTGGCACGACGAGCCAACCTGCTGCCTGAGGACAAACCCAATCGCCTGGGGCGCGCCCTGTTTGCCGATAGCACAGCCATTCTGGCCGGCTCTGCGCTGGGTACCAGCAGTACCACTGCATTTGTCGAAAGCGCGGCAGGCGTGCAGGCGGGTGGTCGCACCGGAATGACTGCACTGGTCGTGGGTGTGTTGTTTCTGCTGTGCCTGTTTTTCGCACCGCTGGCCAGCGTTGTGCCGTCTTATGCCACCGCCCCTGCCCTGCTTTATGTTGCGGGCCTGATGGTACGCGAGCTGGTTGAAGTGGAATGGAACGATATCACGAACGCCATACCGGCTGCGCTTACTGCCATTATCATGCCGTTTACCTACTCTATTGCAGAAGGGATTGCTTTCGGCTTTATCAGCTATGTGGTTATTAAAGTATTCACCGGACGTTTTCGTGAGATTCACATTGCGACATTCATCATTGCTCTGCTATTTGTTCTGCGCTTTGCGCTGGAATAA
- the trxA gene encoding thioredoxin translates to MPITELTKDTFQQAIKEDNTLIIDFWAPWCGPCRQFAPTFEKAAEAHPDIEFAKVNTEEQQELAGALGIRSIPTLMVFRERVMLFSQAGALSPGQLDELLEKVQAVDMEKVHQEIATAEAKAAEENA, encoded by the coding sequence ATGCCCATTACCGAACTGACCAAAGACACCTTCCAGCAAGCCATCAAAGAAGACAATACCCTGATTATTGACTTCTGGGCACCGTGGTGCGGTCCCTGCCGCCAGTTTGCCCCAACATTCGAGAAAGCTGCAGAAGCACATCCCGATATTGAATTTGCCAAGGTCAATACCGAAGAGCAGCAGGAACTGGCCGGTGCTCTGGGTATCCGTTCCATTCCAACATTAATGGTATTTCGCGAACGCGTGATGCTGTTCTCACAGGCAGGCGCACTCAGCCCAGGCCAGCTGGACGAATTGCTTGAAAAAGTCCAGGCTGTTGATATGGAAAAGGTTCATCAGGAAATTGCCACGGCAGAAGCCAAGGCCGCTGAAGAAAACGCCTGA
- a CDS encoding IMPACT family protein, whose translation MADLLSTLTAACSFEEEIKKSRFIAHAAPAASAAAALAFFSEVGDPTATHNCWAYKTAEGYRFNDDGEPGGTAGRPILQAIEGKGLTDVAVLVIRYFGGTKLGTGGLVRAYGGCAAKCLDVAPKQVIVPSATVNCTCNYSDAERVKARLTQAGAVISDESFGAEGVSWTLLIPVSDLQAVQALYTDQTKGKGQWTVP comes from the coding sequence ATGGCCGATTTATTGTCAACCCTGACGGCCGCGTGCAGTTTTGAAGAAGAAATAAAAAAGAGCCGCTTCATTGCGCACGCCGCGCCCGCAGCCAGTGCGGCAGCGGCGCTGGCTTTTTTTTCTGAAGTCGGCGATCCGACGGCTACGCATAATTGCTGGGCATATAAAACCGCGGAGGGCTATCGTTTCAATGATGATGGCGAGCCGGGCGGGACGGCGGGCAGGCCGATTCTGCAGGCCATAGAAGGCAAAGGCCTCACCGATGTGGCGGTTCTGGTGATCCGTTACTTCGGCGGTACCAAACTGGGTACCGGTGGCCTGGTAAGAGCCTATGGTGGTTGTGCGGCCAAGTGCCTGGATGTCGCGCCCAAACAGGTCATCGTGCCTTCAGCGACCGTCAATTGCACATGTAATTATTCTGATGCCGAAAGAGTTAAAGCCCGTTTAACGCAGGCGGGTGCCGTTATTTCAGATGAAAGTTTCGGCGCGGAGGGGGTAAGCTGGACACTGCTCATTCCCGTTAGTGATCTGCAGGCGGTGCAGGCCTTGTACACCGATCAGACAAAAGGAAAGGGACAGTGGACTGTCCCTTGA
- a CDS encoding ABC-F family ATPase produces MISTANLTIQFGPKPLFENVSVKFGGGNRYGLIGANGSGKSTFMKIIGGDLEATSGNVALDPGVRLGKLRQDQFAFEDMRVLDVVMMGHVEMWQAMHERDAIYANLEATDDDYMRAAELEAKFAEYDGYTAEARAGELLLGLEIPVEQHNQAMSEIAPGWKLRVLLAQALFSNPDVLLLDEPTNNLDINTIRWLEQVLNGYQSTMIIISHDRHFLNQVCTHMADLDYGEIRLYPGNYDDYMLASTQARQRLVADNAKAKERVAELQDFVRRFAANKSKSRQATSRLKQIDRIKADAVEVKPSSRQNPYIRFEQTKPLHRLAVTLDKVSKAYDKPVITSFSAMVEAGQKIAIIGANGVGKTTLLRLFAQDLEPDSGSVKWSENADIGYMPQDVSEDFKKHVNVFDWMGEHRKPGDEDQAIRSVLGRLLFSADDIVKDVPVLSGGEKNRMTFGRLMLGRHNVLLMDEPTNHLDMESIESLQFALEKYAGTLVFVSHDREFVSGLATRIIEIMPDGTLNDYQGSYDDYLSSRGIEQ; encoded by the coding sequence GTGATTTCTACTGCTAACTTAACCATTCAATTCGGTCCCAAGCCTCTTTTCGAGAACGTCAGTGTCAAGTTTGGAGGAGGCAATCGCTACGGCCTGATTGGTGCGAACGGCTCCGGCAAGTCCACATTCATGAAAATCATTGGCGGAGATCTGGAGGCTACGTCGGGTAATGTAGCGCTGGATCCCGGTGTGCGCCTGGGTAAATTGCGCCAGGATCAGTTTGCCTTCGAAGATATGCGGGTGCTGGACGTGGTCATGATGGGGCATGTTGAAATGTGGCAAGCCATGCACGAACGTGATGCCATTTATGCCAATCTGGAAGCGACCGATGACGACTATATGCGCGCGGCTGAGCTCGAAGCCAAGTTTGCCGAATATGATGGCTATACGGCTGAAGCGCGCGCCGGGGAATTGCTGCTTGGCCTGGAGATTCCGGTAGAACAGCATAATCAGGCTATGAGCGAGATTGCGCCCGGCTGGAAGCTGCGGGTATTGCTGGCCCAGGCGCTGTTTTCCAATCCTGACGTGTTGTTGCTGGATGAGCCCACCAATAACCTGGATATCAATACCATCCGCTGGCTTGAGCAAGTGCTTAATGGTTACCAAAGCACCATGATTATTATCAGTCACGACCGGCATTTTCTGAATCAGGTTTGTACGCATATGGCCGATCTGGACTATGGTGAAATTCGTTTGTATCCCGGTAACTATGATGATTACATGCTGGCTTCAACGCAGGCTCGCCAGCGTCTGGTTGCCGATAATGCCAAAGCCAAGGAACGGGTTGCCGAATTGCAGGATTTCGTCCGCAGGTTCGCTGCCAATAAATCAAAATCCCGCCAGGCCACTTCGCGTCTAAAGCAGATTGACCGTATCAAGGCAGATGCGGTTGAAGTCAAGCCGTCTTCACGCCAGAACCCCTATATTCGCTTTGAACAGACTAAACCACTACATCGTCTGGCCGTTACGCTGGACAAAGTGAGCAAGGCGTATGACAAACCGGTCATTACCTCGTTTTCTGCAATGGTAGAGGCGGGGCAGAAAATTGCCATTATTGGTGCTAATGGTGTCGGTAAAACGACCCTGTTGCGGTTGTTCGCTCAGGATCTGGAACCGGATAGCGGCTCAGTCAAATGGTCCGAGAATGCCGATATCGGTTATATGCCGCAGGATGTGTCCGAAGACTTCAAAAAGCATGTCAATGTATTTGACTGGATGGGCGAGCACCGCAAGCCGGGCGACGAAGACCAGGCCATACGTTCAGTACTGGGCCGCCTGCTGTTTTCTGCAGACGACATTGTGAAAGACGTACCAGTGCTGTCTGGCGGAGAAAAAAATCGCATGACATTCGGCCGGCTGATGCTGGGACGCCATAATGTTCTGCTGATGGACGAGCCCACCAACCACCTGGACATGGAATCGATTGAGTCATTGCAGTTTGCGCTGGAAAAGTATGCCGGCACACTGGTTTTTGTCTCCCATGACCGGGAATTTGTTTCCGGACTGGCCACAAGAATCATCGAGATCATGCCAGACGGGACACTGAATGACTATCAGGGCAGTTACGACGACTACCTGAGTTCGCGTGGTATCGAGCAGTAG
- a CDS encoding LD-carboxypeptidase: MNNAFSSGKKESIKEQLNDAQILFDEADDVAYQPASYANKLQVYTISPSGYVQDPELLKRAVRNLKKSKVKVIVDKNALSRDMRFGGDDDGRIAAIARAAKHASDIVMPTRGGYGLSRILHRIDWKLLERNPKRYVGFSDFTAFNLALLAKTGMSSYTGPNMLDFGRETVDELTYDIFLEVMHGELEILSFESEGSDAVDTRGTLWGGNLAMVASLVGTPYFPKIKNGILFLEDVGEYPFRVERMLTQLLHAGVFARQRAIVLGHFTEYKLSAQDKGFDMPEVVRWLRANTGLPVVGGLPYGHGDVRVTLPIGKKVGLATEADMAYLVIDDHHHDHH; encoded by the coding sequence ATGAACAATGCTTTTTCCAGTGGTAAAAAGGAAAGTATTAAAGAACAGTTGAATGATGCACAGATTCTGTTCGATGAGGCCGATGATGTTGCGTATCAGCCGGCAAGTTACGCCAATAAATTGCAGGTTTATACGATATCGCCGTCGGGGTATGTACAGGATCCTGAACTGCTGAAGCGCGCTGTCAGAAACCTGAAAAAATCCAAAGTCAAAGTGATTGTCGACAAGAACGCATTGTCCCGGGACATGCGATTTGGCGGCGATGATGACGGCAGGATTGCTGCCATCGCCCGCGCGGCAAAGCACGCCAGCGATATTGTCATGCCCACGCGCGGCGGCTATGGGCTAAGCCGAATCCTGCACCGTATAGACTGGAAGCTGCTGGAGCGTAATCCCAAGCGTTATGTCGGTTTCAGCGACTTTACCGCCTTCAATCTGGCCCTGCTGGCAAAAACCGGCATGAGCAGCTATACCGGTCCCAATATGCTGGATTTTGGCAGGGAAACGGTAGACGAACTCACCTATGACATCTTTCTGGAAGTCATGCATGGTGAGCTGGAAATTCTCAGTTTCGAGTCTGAAGGTTCGGATGCCGTCGATACACGCGGTACATTGTGGGGAGGCAATCTGGCCATGGTTGCATCCCTTGTGGGCACACCTTATTTTCCCAAAATCAAGAATGGCATTCTGTTTCTTGAAGATGTAGGTGAATATCCATTCAGAGTAGAGCGTATGCTCACACAGCTGCTGCACGCTGGCGTGTTTGCCCGGCAAAGGGCAATCGTGCTGGGGCATTTTACCGAGTACAAGCTAAGTGCTCAGGACAAGGGCTTCGATATGCCAGAGGTCGTGCGCTGGCTGCGCGCCAATACCGGCCTGCCCGTCGTGGGCGGCCTGCCTTATGGCCATGGCGACGTGCGTGTCACGCTGCCGATTGGTAAAAAGGTCGGTCTGGCCACCGAGGCAGACATGGCTTATCTGGTCATTGACGATCACCATCACGACCATCATTAA
- the tadA gene encoding tRNA adenosine(34) deaminase TadA has translation MQTTLLNHARFMALALEQAQLAYALGEVPVGAVAVDSSGNVLGKGYNRTIIDHDPTAHAEIMALRQSARSLDNYRLPGITLYVTLEPCIMCMGAITHARVSRVVYGAADPKTGACGSVMAVQDNKQINHHTVIVSGVLKTECGQLLRRFFQERRKSSP, from the coding sequence ATGCAAACCACACTGTTGAATCATGCCCGGTTTATGGCGCTGGCGCTGGAGCAGGCTCAACTTGCCTATGCGCTGGGTGAGGTGCCGGTTGGTGCAGTAGCCGTCGATTCTTCAGGGAATGTACTGGGAAAAGGGTACAATAGGACGATCATAGACCACGATCCTACTGCGCATGCCGAAATTATGGCTCTGCGTCAGTCTGCCCGCAGTCTGGACAATTACCGCCTTCCCGGTATTACGCTGTACGTTACGCTGGAACCGTGCATCATGTGTATGGGCGCCATCACGCATGCCAGAGTAAGCAGGGTGGTATATGGCGCAGCAGACCCGAAAACCGGCGCCTGCGGCAGCGTGATGGCGGTGCAGGACAACAAACAGATTAATCATCACACCGTCATTGTGTCGGGTGTGTTGAAAACAGAGTGCGGCCAGTTGCTTCGCCGCTTTTTTCAGGAACGCAGGAAATCCTCACCATGA